In the genome of Mucilaginibacter defluvii, one region contains:
- a CDS encoding DUF2442 domain-containing protein, translating into MALFTSRKQKKDIKVSFNNGLLYVESDGKSQAFPLDFYPKLLNATEEEQADWELTGNGIRWNKLDVDILL; encoded by the coding sequence ATGGCACTGTTCACATCGCGAAAGCAGAAAAAAGATATTAAGGTAAGCTTTAACAACGGCTTGCTATATGTAGAGAGCGATGGCAAAAGCCAGGCATTCCCGCTTGATTTTTACCCTAAATTGCTTAACGCTACCGAGGAAGAACAGGCAGACTGGGAACTTACCGGCAACGGTATACGCTGGAATAAGCTGGATGTTGATATTTTGCTTTAA
- a CDS encoding sigma-70 family RNA polymerase sigma factor: MNLFSRTILPDEADDEILLERYRKDGDLQVLGRLYEKYVQLVYGVCLKYLEGEDDAKDAVMGIFEELVNKAKAHEVKQFRGWLYVLARNYCLMQLRSDRKMPTTTIDDNVMEFAADVHPDTKYNEEYMAVLEKCMDKLPGGQRQSVDLFYLQQKCYKEIADHTGISLNEVKSHIQNGKRNLKICIEKNRE; encoded by the coding sequence ATGAACCTCTTTAGCCGAACGATACTTCCCGATGAAGCAGATGATGAGATTTTGCTTGAGCGCTATCGAAAAGATGGCGATCTGCAGGTGCTGGGGCGTTTGTATGAAAAATATGTTCAGCTGGTGTATGGTGTATGCTTAAAATATCTGGAGGGGGAGGATGACGCCAAAGATGCCGTAATGGGCATTTTTGAGGAACTGGTGAACAAAGCCAAAGCGCACGAGGTTAAACAATTTCGCGGATGGCTGTATGTACTGGCCCGTAATTATTGCCTGATGCAGTTGCGCAGTGATAGAAAGATGCCCACAACCACTATTGATGATAACGTTATGGAATTTGCCGCTGATGTGCATCCTGATACAAAATACAATGAGGAGTACATGGCCGTTTTAGAGAAATGTATGGATAAGCTACCGGGCGGGCAGCGGCAAAGTGTTGACCTGTTTTACCTGCAGCAAAAGTGCTACAAGGAAATCGCGGACCATACCGGCATTAGCCTGAACGAAGTAAAAAGCCACATACAAAACGGAAAGCGTAACCTTAAAATTTGCATAGAAAAGAACCGTGAGTAA
- the bshA gene encoding N-acetyl-alpha-D-glucosaminyl L-malate synthase BshA encodes MKIGIVCYPTFGGSGVVATELGKALAERGHQVHFITYNQPVRLDLFSENLFYHEVSVSNYPLFEFQPYELALASRLVDVVRFEKLDILHVHYAIPHASAAFMAKQILATYGISIPVVTTLHGTDITLVGKDRTFKPVVTFSINKSDGVTSVSESLRKDTYDFFEIENEIKVIPNFIDLNRFSFKAKDHFRKAIAPNGEKILVHTSNFRKVKRTEDVVRIFAEVVKKVPAKLLMVGDGGERSGCEQLARDLGVADQTRFLGKQDAIEEILSVADLFLMPSQSESFGLAALEAMACKVPVISSNTGGLPELNVDGETGFLKDVGDVEGMAEASVYILEDEQRLQNFKDNALARAKIFDLKNILPQYEDYYAEVVARSKA; translated from the coding sequence ATGAAAATAGGAATAGTTTGTTATCCAACCTTTGGCGGTAGCGGGGTTGTTGCTACAGAGTTAGGTAAAGCACTTGCCGAGCGTGGCCACCAGGTGCATTTTATTACCTATAACCAGCCGGTACGCCTCGACCTGTTCTCCGAGAACTTGTTTTACCACGAGGTATCGGTATCAAACTATCCTTTATTTGAATTTCAGCCTTATGAGCTCGCCCTGGCCAGCCGCCTTGTTGATGTGGTGCGTTTTGAAAAACTTGATATTTTGCATGTGCATTATGCCATACCCCATGCCTCGGCCGCGTTTATGGCCAAGCAAATACTGGCCACTTATGGCATCAGCATACCGGTGGTTACTACCCTGCATGGCACTGATATTACCCTGGTGGGTAAGGACAGGACATTTAAACCGGTAGTTACGTTCTCCATCAATAAATCTGACGGGGTAACGTCCGTATCCGAATCGCTGAGAAAAGACACTTACGACTTTTTTGAGATAGAGAACGAGATTAAGGTGATCCCTAACTTTATTGATCTTAACCGTTTCAGCTTTAAAGCGAAAGATCATTTCCGCAAGGCCATTGCGCCGAACGGCGAAAAGATATTGGTACATACCTCCAACTTTCGTAAGGTAAAGCGTACTGAAGACGTGGTTCGTATTTTTGCCGAAGTGGTAAAAAAGGTGCCTGCCAAGTTATTAATGGTAGGGGATGGCGGCGAACGTTCGGGCTGCGAACAGCTGGCGCGGGATTTGGGCGTGGCCGATCAAACCCGGTTTTTAGGTAAGCAGGATGCCATTGAGGAAATCTTGTCTGTAGCTGACTTGTTCCTGATGCCTTCACAGTCCGAAAGCTTTGGCCTGGCAGCACTGGAAGCTATGGCCTGCAAAGTCCCCGTGATCAGCAGTAATACCGGTGGTTTGCCCGAACTGAATGTTGATGGCGAAACCGGATTTTTAAAAGATGTAGGTGATGTTGAAGGTATGGCCGAAGCCTCGGTGTATATTTTAGAGGATGAACAGCGCTTGCAAAACTTTAAAGACAATGCACTTGCCCGCGCTAAAATATTCGACCTCAAAAATATCCTGCCGCAGTATGAAGATTACTACGCTGAGGTAGTAGCGCGTAGTAAAGCTTAA
- a CDS encoding 4-hydroxy-3-methylbut-2-enyl diphosphate reductase, whose product MGEYNLKVTIDQDSGFCFGVVFAIDMAEEILEQDGYLYCLGDIVHNDEEVARLKAKGLRIIDHVDLKDLHNEKVLIRAHGEAPETYRTALENNITLIDASCPVVLKLQNRIKTSFDNKEQILIFGKHGHAEVIGLQGQTNNEALVFQDIAELDNAQLPDKFTLYSQTTKSTDKFYAIKEELLNRGYEVKANDTICRQVSNRDKDLPEFAVKFNKVVFVSGKKSSNGKVLFEVCKRHNPDTYFISSVEELDKALFAPGDTVGIAGATSTPMWLMQDVKSALEAF is encoded by the coding sequence ATGGGTGAGTATAATTTAAAGGTGACCATTGACCAGGATTCGGGTTTTTGCTTCGGGGTGGTTTTCGCTATTGATATGGCCGAGGAGATACTGGAGCAGGATGGCTACCTGTATTGCCTCGGCGATATTGTGCATAACGACGAGGAAGTTGCCCGCCTTAAAGCCAAAGGCCTGCGCATTATAGATCATGTCGATCTGAAAGACCTGCATAACGAGAAGGTGCTGATCCGCGCGCATGGCGAGGCTCCTGAAACTTATCGCACCGCCCTGGAAAATAATATCACCCTGATCGATGCCTCATGCCCGGTTGTGTTAAAGCTGCAAAACCGCATTAAAACATCATTTGATAACAAGGAGCAAATACTGATATTCGGTAAACATGGTCATGCCGAAGTGATCGGTTTGCAAGGGCAAACCAATAACGAAGCATTGGTATTTCAGGATATTGCCGAGCTGGACAATGCCCAACTGCCCGACAAATTTACGCTGTACAGCCAAACCACTAAAAGCACCGATAAATTTTACGCCATTAAAGAGGAACTGCTTAACCGTGGTTACGAAGTTAAAGCCAATGACACCATTTGCCGCCAGGTATCAAACCGGGATAAGGACCTGCCTGAATTTGCGGTGAAGTTTAACAAGGTGGTATTTGTATCGGGCAAAAAATCATCAAACGGCAAGGTGCTGTTCGAAGTTTGCAAAAGGCATAATCCCGACACGTATTTCATCTCTTCGGTTGAGGAACTGGATAAAGCACTCTTCGCGCCCGGCGACACGGTGGGCATCGCCGGGGCTACATCAACCCCTATGTGGCTGATGCAGGATGTAAAGAGCGCCCTCGAAGCATTCTAA
- a CDS encoding DUF885 domain-containing protein yields MKKTLMALCLAGAIAACNQPGTKSSGSSSADKNKKLNQLFDNYYEAYLKLDPLTATYIGDPRYNGELPNTLSADYLKKSESFYKAYLDSVKTFNREELSDNDKLSYDIFVYEAQTALDGFKHHLEYLPFNQMFALPITIGQFGSGGAAQPFKTVKDYNDWLKRLTAFSAWADTAIGNFNKGVKTGVVLPKSLVIKMIPQMESFVVTSPEKSLFYEPIKNLPKNIARADADKLTADYKKTIMEVAVPAYKKLALYLKNDYLPHTRSTSGLSSVTDGAAKYAHLVKQQTSTDRTPEQIYQTGLSEVARIKGQMDSIKTLVGFKGNMQAFFDYMRNDKKFMPYKTPKEVLNAFENIHQRMKPNLKKMFSHEPKIPFVIKQTEAFRAASASAEYNPGSADGKRPGIFYVPILDAKTFNVTSGMESLFLHEAIPGHHYQISLTFENNALPKFRRFLIFENAYVEGWALYCESLGKELGLYTDPYQHMGALGDEMHRAIRLVVDVAIHTKGMTREQAIKYMMDNEAISEQGATAEIERYMGIPAQALGYKTGALKIRELRTRYEKQLGSKFNLAEFHNQVLKDGAMPLSVFETKMDAWAAKQ; encoded by the coding sequence ATGAAAAAAACTTTAATGGCATTGTGCCTTGCAGGCGCTATCGCCGCGTGCAATCAACCAGGCACAAAAAGCTCCGGCTCGTCATCAGCAGACAAGAACAAGAAGCTGAACCAGCTTTTTGATAACTATTACGAAGCTTACCTGAAACTCGACCCGCTGACGGCAACCTATATCGGCGATCCGCGCTATAATGGCGAGCTGCCCAATACATTATCCGCAGATTATCTGAAAAAATCAGAAAGCTTTTACAAGGCCTACCTCGATAGCGTAAAAACCTTTAACCGCGAGGAATTAAGCGACAACGACAAATTATCTTACGATATTTTTGTGTACGAGGCGCAAACCGCTTTGGATGGCTTTAAGCATCACCTGGAGTATTTACCCTTTAACCAAATGTTCGCGCTGCCCATAACCATCGGGCAGTTTGGCTCGGGTGGTGCGGCGCAACCGTTTAAAACGGTTAAGGATTATAACGACTGGCTTAAAAGATTAACCGCTTTTTCGGCCTGGGCTGATACCGCTATTGGCAATTTTAATAAAGGCGTTAAAACAGGAGTGGTGCTACCCAAATCACTGGTGATAAAAATGATACCGCAGATGGAAAGTTTTGTGGTTACCTCACCAGAGAAAAGCCTGTTTTACGAGCCAATAAAAAACCTGCCAAAAAATATTGCCAGGGCCGATGCCGATAAACTTACCGCCGACTACAAGAAAACCATTATGGAGGTGGCGGTGCCTGCTTATAAAAAACTGGCCCTGTATCTGAAAAACGATTATCTGCCGCATACCCGCAGTACTTCCGGCTTATCATCGGTAACAGATGGCGCGGCCAAGTACGCCCACCTGGTAAAGCAGCAAACATCAACTGACAGAACCCCGGAACAGATCTATCAAACCGGCCTTAGCGAAGTGGCCCGTATAAAAGGGCAAATGGACAGCATTAAAACACTGGTTGGCTTTAAAGGCAACATGCAGGCGTTTTTTGATTACATGCGGAATGACAAAAAATTCATGCCTTACAAAACGCCGAAGGAAGTGCTCAACGCGTTCGAGAACATCCATCAACGCATGAAACCTAATCTGAAAAAGATGTTCAGCCACGAGCCTAAAATACCTTTCGTAATCAAACAAACCGAGGCTTTTAGGGCAGCGTCCGCCAGCGCGGAGTACAACCCGGGGTCGGCAGACGGCAAGCGCCCGGGTATATTTTATGTGCCTATACTGGATGCCAAAACATTCAACGTAACATCGGGCATGGAATCACTGTTTTTGCATGAAGCCATACCGGGCCACCATTACCAGATCTCGCTTACGTTCGAAAACAACGCCCTACCTAAATTCCGCCGTTTCCTGATATTTGAGAATGCTTATGTGGAAGGTTGGGCATTATATTGCGAATCATTAGGCAAAGAGCTGGGTTTATATACCGACCCATACCAGCACATGGGTGCCCTTGGCGATGAAATGCACCGCGCCATCAGGCTTGTGGTTGACGTAGCTATACACACCAAAGGCATGACGCGCGAACAAGCCATTAAATACATGATGGATAACGAAGCCATCAGCGAGCAGGGTGCCACTGCCGAAATTGAACGTTACATGGGCATACCGGCACAGGCCTTAGGCTACAAAACCGGCGCACTTAAAATCCGTGAGCTACGCACCCGGTATGAAAAGCAATTGGGCAGCAAATTTAACCTGGCCGAATTTCATAACCAGGTATTGAAGGATGGCGCCATGCCACTCAGCGTATTCGAAACTAAAATGGATGCCTGGGCAGCCAAACAATAG
- a CDS encoding carotenoid biosynthesis protein produces the protein MERPPGMIPFLRKPRLLIFVIVLFHIVGYVGFALPATRDLFEAIVPFHLLLMLGIIVVSHHEVDNRFWSFYLIIYFAGYIAEWIGVHTGALFGYYAYGSTLGIKVLNIPLMIGVNWFLLVYSTGVLMHRAGLKNRWLRIVYGALLMVALDILIEPVAIQFDYWHWRFDAIPVYNYVCWFFVSMFMLLVFENFGFKKQCWVGPTLLITQMVFFAALNIYPL, from the coding sequence ATGGAAAGGCCGCCAGGTATGATCCCGTTTTTAAGGAAGCCCAGGTTGCTGATTTTTGTTATTGTACTTTTTCATATAGTTGGTTACGTGGGCTTCGCGCTGCCTGCCACGCGTGACCTGTTTGAAGCTATTGTACCCTTTCACCTGTTGCTGATGCTGGGCATTATTGTGGTTAGCCACCATGAAGTTGATAACCGCTTCTGGAGTTTTTACCTTATTATATATTTTGCAGGCTATATTGCCGAGTGGATAGGCGTGCACACCGGCGCATTGTTTGGTTATTATGCTTACGGCAGTACCCTGGGTATAAAAGTGCTGAATATACCGCTGATGATCGGCGTTAACTGGTTTTTATTAGTGTATTCAACCGGGGTGCTGATGCATCGCGCCGGGTTGAAAAACCGGTGGCTGCGCATAGTGTACGGCGCATTGCTGATGGTAGCGCTCGATATACTGATTGAACCTGTTGCCATACAATTTGATTACTGGCACTGGCGTTTTGATGCCATACCGGTTTACAATTATGTATGCTGGTTTTTTGTGAGCATGTTCATGCTTTTGGTATTTGAAAACTTTGGTTTTAAAAAGCAATGCTGGGTAGGCCCTACATTGCTGATAACCCAAATGGTATTCTTCGCCGCATTGAATATTTATCCTTTATAG
- a CDS encoding TonB family protein, whose amino-acid sequence MSKPADITKQIQKYLNGELDARAMHQLECEAQNDPFLMDALEGYSKAGANQQANLNDIAGRLQQRTDKGKVRSMLVWRLSAAASVIVLLGAIGLWLYNDKPKINDKALAKQVEIVKSPEMVVTNTPKKPDSALQNLAEKPKESKSPYIAAARKAKPLRQRASSTVAEPAPEPNAAITDTATRKGASLEEVIVTSYYPQAKRSYTSASVTTIKSNDLKQKTITGKVTDELKQPIPGVAVTVRDKDIATQTDANGNFSLTVPEKSTLNFGYLGYESKKVKVKNQDSLMIAMEPSQKALSEVVVVGYGSKHKIKEAHPINGWDDYNEYLKENAVSPDGKKGTVKLTFVVNADGSLTDFEITKSLSDETDQQAIALVKDGPKWMADSSGQPKKVKLSIKFRAE is encoded by the coding sequence GTGAGTAAGCCTGCCGACATAACGAAGCAAATTCAAAAGTACCTGAACGGGGAGCTTGATGCCCGCGCCATGCACCAACTGGAGTGCGAGGCACAGAACGACCCCTTCCTGATGGATGCGTTGGAAGGTTATAGCAAAGCGGGTGCTAACCAGCAAGCCAACCTTAATGATATTGCCGGGCGCTTGCAACAACGCACCGACAAAGGCAAGGTACGGAGTATGCTGGTATGGCGGTTAAGCGCGGCCGCTTCTGTTATTGTTTTATTGGGCGCGATTGGCTTATGGCTGTATAATGACAAGCCTAAAATTAACGACAAAGCATTAGCTAAACAGGTTGAGATTGTAAAGTCGCCGGAGATGGTAGTTACCAATACTCCCAAAAAACCGGATAGCGCGCTGCAAAACTTAGCGGAAAAACCTAAAGAATCTAAATCGCCTTACATCGCGGCCGCCAGGAAAGCGAAGCCCCTACGCCAAAGAGCGAGCAGCACGGTTGCAGAACCTGCACCTGAGCCTAATGCGGCAATAACAGATACAGCTACCAGAAAAGGCGCCTCGCTCGAGGAAGTAATTGTTACAAGTTACTATCCACAAGCAAAAAGAAGTTATACAAGTGCCTCAGTAACGACAATAAAATCAAACGATTTAAAACAGAAAACCATTACCGGTAAAGTAACCGACGAACTTAAACAGCCAATACCTGGCGTAGCGGTAACCGTAAGAGACAAAGATATTGCCACTCAAACAGATGCGAATGGAAACTTCTCACTGACTGTTCCTGAAAAGTCAACCCTGAACTTTGGCTATCTCGGCTACGAGAGCAAAAAAGTAAAAGTTAAGAATCAGGATTCATTGATGATCGCTATGGAGCCTTCACAGAAAGCTTTAAGTGAGGTTGTGGTGGTAGGTTATGGCAGCAAACATAAGATCAAAGAAGCACATCCAATAAATGGTTGGGATGATTATAATGAATACCTGAAAGAAAACGCCGTTTCTCCCGATGGTAAAAAAGGCACGGTTAAACTCACTTTTGTGGTTAATGCTGATGGCTCATTAACCGATTTTGAGATCACCAAAAGCCTGAGCGATGAAACCGATCAGCAAGCCATTGCTCTGGTTAAGGATGGGCCTAAGTGGATGGCTGACAGTAGTGGTCAGCCTAAAAAGGTTAAACTGAGCATTAAATTCAGGGCCGAATAA
- a CDS encoding glycosyltransferase family 2 protein — MIIAISVTLFFIVLRFVVTLFNFMSNPKLQRVGKSYNDMVSILIPARNEEQNIENLLRSISRQDYQHYEVIILDDNSTDNTYAICRQYAAAHANFRVIQGDNLPSDWLGKNYACHQLAKQAKGRYLMFVDADEEIERGLINSAVHRMHLRQVALLSLFTNQRMVTLGEKVVVPLMHFLLLNLLPIRLIYLTRHYAVAAASGQFMFFDAETYHANQWHKQVRDKVVEDVEIMKLVKAARYRGEGLLANDLIYCRMYTGYNEAIQGFSKNFLAIFNYSVPGFLVYITLLIGGPMLVITTLNLPLIALMVGLIILTRIMISFSAGQNPLLNVILHPLQMASMVLIAFFAVQQHLTKNTVWKGRQV; from the coding sequence GTGATCATTGCCATATCGGTAACCTTGTTTTTTATTGTGCTGCGTTTTGTGGTTACGCTGTTCAACTTTATGTCGAACCCTAAGCTGCAGCGTGTGGGCAAATCTTACAATGATATGGTATCTATCCTGATACCTGCCCGCAACGAGGAACAGAATATTGAAAACCTGTTACGCTCTATAAGCCGTCAGGATTATCAGCATTACGAAGTCATCATCCTTGACGATAACTCAACCGATAACACTTACGCCATTTGCCGGCAATATGCAGCCGCACATGCCAATTTCAGGGTAATACAAGGTGACAACCTGCCTTCCGACTGGCTGGGTAAAAATTATGCCTGCCACCAACTGGCCAAACAGGCTAAGGGCCGCTATTTAATGTTTGTTGATGCTGATGAGGAAATAGAACGAGGGTTGATTAACAGCGCCGTGCACCGCATGCACCTGCGGCAAGTGGCTTTGCTCAGCTTATTTACCAACCAGCGTATGGTAACCCTCGGCGAAAAAGTGGTAGTACCATTAATGCATTTTTTGTTATTAAATCTTTTACCCATACGGCTTATATACCTTACCCGGCATTACGCTGTTGCCGCCGCCAGCGGTCAATTTATGTTTTTTGATGCCGAGACCTACCATGCCAACCAATGGCACAAGCAGGTACGCGATAAGGTGGTGGAGGATGTGGAGATCATGAAACTGGTAAAGGCTGCCCGCTATCGCGGCGAGGGATTACTGGCTAACGATTTAATTTATTGCCGTATGTATACCGGTTATAACGAGGCTATTCAAGGGTTCAGCAAGAACTTTCTGGCTATATTTAATTATAGCGTGCCGGGTTTCCTCGTTTACATTACCCTGCTCATCGGCGGGCCTATGCTGGTAATTACTACCCTGAACCTGCCGCTTATCGCGCTGATGGTTGGCCTCATCATTCTAACACGCATTATGATCTCCTTTTCAGCCGGGCAAAACCCGCTGCTCAACGTAATCTTACATCCGCTACAAATGGCAAGTATGGTGCTGATCGCTTTTTTCGCGGTACAGCAACACCTTACCAAAAATACCGTATGGAAAGGCCGCCAGGTATGA
- a CDS encoding lysophospholipid acyltransferase family protein, producing MITPKNNKIIHWFFHRYILRLIDKNFRSFNYNNIAVDADKSVLLIPNHFSWWDGFILYYLNYKLFKKRFHIMILEETVSKVFFLKYMGAFSISKNSKGLIESLNYAAELLNDPQNLVVIFPQGKLYSNFVQQVDFDKGILRVIDKTQQKTQLIFSATFIEYFEHKKPGVNVYVNKSAVNSFNNIHQLTEAYQQHYEAARQQQTQIVI from the coding sequence ATGATCACCCCGAAAAATAATAAAATCATCCACTGGTTCTTCCACCGGTATATTTTGCGGCTGATCGATAAAAACTTCCGCTCGTTTAATTATAATAATATCGCGGTAGATGCGGACAAGTCGGTACTGTTAATCCCCAACCATTTCAGCTGGTGGGATGGCTTTATACTATACTACCTTAATTATAAACTGTTTAAAAAACGCTTCCACATCATGATACTCGAAGAAACCGTAAGCAAGGTTTTCTTTTTAAAATACATGGGCGCGTTCTCTATCAGTAAAAACTCAAAGGGGCTGATTGAGTCGCTCAACTACGCGGCTGAGTTATTAAATGACCCGCAAAACCTGGTGGTAATATTTCCACAAGGGAAGCTATACTCAAACTTTGTGCAGCAGGTTGATTTTGACAAGGGCATATTACGGGTGATAGATAAAACGCAACAAAAAACGCAACTAATCTTTTCCGCTACTTTTATTGAATACTTTGAACATAAAAAGCCGGGCGTCAACGTTTATGTAAACAAAAGCGCTGTTAACAGCTTTAATAATATACATCAATTAACTGAGGCCTACCAACAGCATTACGAGGCGGCAAGGCAGCAGCAAACACAAATAGTTATATAA
- a CDS encoding lysophospholipid acyltransferase family protein, with product MIPARRVSLFSNWFARYMRYRIHKAFNRVVVMPFKPKPGHSVLLLCNHFSWWDGFFGNYLAYWHLKRKLFIMMQEDHLRKRMLFNLFGGFSIEKGSREMIKSLQYAAGLLNDPDNLVVVFPQGELISNHATEIEIGIGIERLIKNIKGPCQVVYSCVLIDYFESLKPSAFIHLFDCGVAGELPFEQLVKNINAHHKQALANQIHVDH from the coding sequence ATGATACCCGCCCGCAGAGTAAGCCTTTTCAGCAACTGGTTTGCCCGGTACATGCGCTACCGCATACACAAGGCCTTTAACCGCGTGGTTGTTATGCCTTTCAAGCCCAAACCCGGCCACTCGGTACTGCTGCTGTGTAACCATTTTAGCTGGTGGGATGGTTTTTTTGGTAATTACCTGGCTTACTGGCACCTTAAACGCAAGTTATTCATCATGATGCAGGAAGACCACCTGCGTAAGCGGATGTTGTTTAACCTATTCGGCGGCTTCTCCATCGAAAAAGGCTCGCGCGAGATGATCAAATCATTACAATACGCGGCAGGTTTACTAAACGACCCCGACAATTTGGTGGTGGTTTTTCCGCAAGGCGAACTGATATCAAACCATGCTACCGAAATTGAGATTGGAATTGGTATTGAACGGTTGATAAAAAATATTAAAGGCCCCTGCCAGGTTGTATACTCCTGCGTACTGATAGACTATTTTGAAAGCCTGAAGCCATCGGCCTTTATCCATTTGTTTGATTGTGGCGTGGCCGGCGAATTGCCTTTCGAACAATTGGTAAAAAATATTAATGCTCACCACAAGCAGGCTTTGGCCAATCAGATCCATGTCGACCATTAA
- a CDS encoding vWA domain-containing protein — MKHILFIALMFAGLSGYSQANKTRTISGTVKDDTSALPGVSVTVEGTRIRTQTNAQGHYTINLADTAKSLVFSFVGYKQQIIRVRKQIIINVRMEADSRTLNEVVIVASGVRQVRSVASASVSVIGASKTYSTNYAMPQPANTESYKGITENGFHVASNDPLSTFSVDVDAASYSNVRRFINSGQLPPADAVRIEEMINYFNYNLPGPANNDPVAIHTELTSAPWNTKHRLLRIGLKARTIPTENLPASNLVFLIDVSGSMSAENKLPLVKSSMKMLVNQLRAKDKVSIVVYAGAAGIVLQPTTGDKKTTINNAIDNLEAGGSTAGGEGIKLAYKVAHENLMKEGNNRVILATDGDFNVGASSDDDMEKLITKQREGGVFLSVLGYGMGNYKDSKMETLADKGNGNYAYIDNITEARKTLVSEFGGTLFTVAKDVKLQLEFNPAKVQAYRLIGYENRMLNKEDFNNDKKDAGDMGSGHTVTALYEIVPVGVKDDYSGSVDPLKYQKPAAPKGMINIGSGEMLTIKFRYKQPNSGKSALSQAVVNDVPVEFAKTSIDMKFASAVAEFGMLLRDSPYKQQASYAHAIKTARAGKGNDDEGYRAEFIKLAESARLLAKEEQVADAK; from the coding sequence ATGAAACATATCTTATTTATCGCACTAATGTTTGCCGGCCTTTCAGGTTACAGCCAGGCGAACAAAACCCGCACCATAAGCGGAACCGTAAAGGATGATACGTCTGCATTACCCGGTGTGAGTGTAACTGTAGAGGGCACGCGGATAAGAACGCAAACAAATGCTCAGGGACATTATACTATTAATTTGGCCGATACGGCGAAAAGCCTCGTATTCTCATTTGTTGGTTACAAGCAGCAAATAATTAGAGTTAGGAAACAGATCATAATAAATGTAAGAATGGAAGCTGATTCACGCACTTTAAATGAAGTAGTGATTGTGGCTTCCGGTGTGCGGCAAGTGCGATCAGTAGCGTCAGCCTCGGTGAGTGTTATAGGCGCCTCTAAAACTTATTCAACAAATTATGCAATGCCACAGCCGGCTAATACCGAAAGCTACAAGGGCATTACCGAAAATGGTTTTCATGTAGCTTCAAACGATCCGCTTTCTACCTTTTCAGTTGATGTTGACGCGGCATCGTATAGCAATGTGCGCCGCTTCATCAATAGCGGACAATTACCTCCGGCCGACGCGGTGCGGATTGAGGAGATGATCAACTACTTTAACTACAACCTGCCCGGCCCCGCCAATAACGACCCGGTGGCCATACATACCGAACTTACCTCAGCACCGTGGAATACCAAACACCGTTTGCTGCGTATCGGCTTAAAAGCACGTACTATCCCCACTGAAAATCTGCCGGCGTCAAACCTGGTCTTTCTGATCGATGTGTCAGGTTCCATGAGCGCAGAGAATAAGTTGCCGCTGGTAAAGTCATCCATGAAGATGCTGGTTAACCAGTTGCGCGCTAAGGATAAAGTATCTATCGTTGTGTATGCCGGGGCGGCCGGTATTGTGCTGCAACCCACCACGGGCGATAAAAAAACCACCATTAACAACGCTATTGATAACCTGGAAGCTGGCGGCTCAACCGCCGGTGGCGAGGGTATAAAGCTGGCCTACAAGGTAGCGCACGAAAATTTGATGAAGGAGGGTAACAACCGCGTGATACTGGCCACCGATGGTGATTTTAATGTTGGTGCATCCAGCGATGATGATATGGAAAAGCTGATCACCAAACAGCGGGAGGGCGGCGTGTTCCTTTCGGTATTGGGTTACGGCATGGGTAATTATAAGGATAGCAAGATGGAGACCCTGGCCGACAAAGGCAACGGTAATTATGCCTATATCGACAATATTACCGAGGCCCGCAAAACCCTGGTAAGCGAGTTTGGCGGCACCCTGTTTACGGTTGCCAAGGATGTAAAACTACAACTGGAGTTTAACCCCGCCAAAGTGCAGGCTTACCGCCTGATAGGTTATGAAAACCGAATGCTGAACAAAGAAGATTTTAATAACGACAAGAAGGATGCCGGCGATATGGGCAGCGGCCATACCGTTACCGCTTTGTATGAGATTGTACCGGTAGGTGTAAAGGATGATTACTCCGGCTCGGTTGACCCTTTGAAATACCAGAAACCAGCTGCTCCCAAAGGAATGATCAATATCGGCAGCGGCGAAATGCTGACCATTAAGTTCAGGTACAAACAACCTAATTCGGGTAAAAGCGCCTTGAGCCAGGCTGTGGTGAATGATGTTCCTGTGGAGTTTGCCAAAACCAGTATTGATATGAAGTTTGCCAGCGCCGTTGCCGAATTTGGTATGCTGCTGCGCGATTCGCCTTATAAGCAACAGGCCAGCTATGCGCACGCTATAAAAACCGCCCGTGCCGGTAAAGGGAATGATGATGAGGGATACCGTGCCGAGTTTATAAAGCTGGCCGAAAGCGCTCGCCTGTTAGCCAAAGAAGAACAGGTTGCAGACGCTAAATAG